The Balearica regulorum gibbericeps isolate bBalReg1 chromosome 5, bBalReg1.pri, whole genome shotgun sequence genome window below encodes:
- the INAFM2 gene encoding putative transmembrane protein INAFM2 has protein sequence MKEKEAGAERGKPATYTGDKKARMAAKTNKKWVRLATVLAYVLSVSLAAIVLAVYYSLIWQPVRGGGGSGPATATATSQPRAAPPGPAASRPPAPQPAGPTQEAPPAPPRTGPDPGLAETDRPDASPPPGAEGSSAVPRRVPGGP, from the coding sequence ATGAAGGAGAAGGAGGCGGGGGCGGAGCGGGGCAAGCCCGCCACTTACACCGGGGACAAGAAGGCGCGCATGGCGGCCAAGACCAACAAGAAGTGGGTGCGCCTGGCCACCGTGCTGGCCTACGTCCTCTCCGTCTCGCTCGCCGCCATCGTCCTCGCCGTCTACTACAGCCTCATCTGGCAGCCggtgcgcggcggcggcggctccggccctgccaccgccaccgccaccTCGCAgccccgcgccgcgccgccgggccccgcggccagccggccccccgccccgcagcccgcCGGACCCACGCAGGAGGCTCCGCCAGCGCCGCCGCGGACGGGCCCCGACCCCGGCCTCGCCGAGACGGACCGGCCGGACGCGTCGCCGCCGCCCGGGGCCGAGGGGAGCTCCGCCGTGCCGCGCCGGGTGCCCGGCGGCCCCTGA